The Corallococcus soli DNA window TCGTCCTCACAGCGAGCGCCCGTGGCGCCGAAAGCTCAATAAATTCAATGAACTGGCCTACACGCGTGCCCGCGGCCGCCAGGAAGCGGCGCAAGATAGCAAACACACTCCCCACGTCAAGCACCAAGGGCGTGTGCAACCCCCTACTGCGCGCGATCCAGCCGGGGGTAGAAGGAGGCGAGCTGTTCCTCCTTGATGCGCTGGGCATACACCTCTTCGCCCAGCAGGAACAACGCCTGATCCAGATAATCTTCCGCGCCCTTCGTCTCCTCCTCCTTGGCGGCGATGGCCTGATCCAGCTCCGCCATCCGCTCGTCATGGGTGCGCTTCTGCTCGGCGGCGGCGTCCTCCAGCTCGATCAGCCGCTTGTGGGCCAGGATGCCGGCCGCGCCGGGCTGGCCGGGGGTGGGGGTGAGGGCGGTGGCCAGCTGGGCCTCCCAGTCCTCCACCTCACGGGCCAGGCGCATCTGCGCGATGCGGTTCTTCTTGAGGTTCTGCCGGGCGGCGTCCAGCTTCACGGGGTCCTGGGTGGTCATCTCCAGGTCCGCGAGCTTGGCTTCAATCTTCCTCAGGCCGGCGATGGCGTAGCGCAGGTCGGCGCGGCGGGTGTCGAGCGTCTTGCGAAGCCCCTTCACCTTGCCTTCCACGGCGTCCACGGCCCGCTTGAAGCGACCGGTGATCTCCTTCTGGGCCGCGCACTCGTCCTCGTGCTGCGCGAGGGAGTCCTGGTACGCGAGGTCCTCGTCGTTCATCTCCGCTTCCAGGATCGCCAGCTCCTCCCGGCGCGCCTCCAGCACCTCTTCGGCGCGGTAGACGCGTTCCATGGAGCGGGGACAGTTCGGCTTGCCCGGGAGGATGTCCCGGGCGAGGTCGCCGAGCTGGAAGATGAGATCGTTGTAGCTCTCCTTCGCCATGGGCGGATTCATACGCCCAAGACGCCAGGACTGTCACCGGCCGAGCACGTCTTCCGCCGTGCCCGGCCCGTTCTGACGGCCTCCGCTCAGGAGTCCGCGGGCGCCGCGACCGCCTGGGACTCCCGCCGCACCGCCGCCATGGCCCCCTCGGCCAGGGCGAGCAGCTCCCGGGCCCGGTCCTGTTCCTCGGTGCGGTTGAGCTCGCAGACCCAGGCGGACGACAGGTCCGCGTGCTGGCGGGCCATCTCCGCGGTCGTCTCATAGCGCGCGGCGGACGCCCGGGCGAAGGCCCCTTCCCGGCGCAGCTCCAGCACCGTGTCCGGATCCAGGTCGATCTCCTCCGGGGGCACCGGCAGCGGTCCCCGTCCCAGCGCCGCCAGACGGGCCAGCAGCCGGGACGCATGGGCCCGGCAGAACGCGGCCAGCACCATCAGCCGCGCTCGCACGCGAGCGTCGTTCATGCGTTCCGCCAGCCCCGTCATGCGACGGGCCGACACCACTTCCGCCTCCCACGCGGCGGCCAGTGCAGCGGCCAGCCGGGTATGCCTCGCGCCCATCAGCGTCCCTCCCCCACCCTCATCAACCCCAAGCTAGGAACGCACGCCGATGAATTCAACCGGCCCCACGAGCAACCATCCAGTACAACCCGATCCCCGCGAGGCCGATGGACGACACGCGCATCACCCTCGAGTGCAGACGGGGCCTGCGCTGAACGATTCGCAGCACGGGCACCAGGAAGGCCATCACCACCGCCTGCCCCACCTCCACGCCCAGGTTGAAGCCCAGGAGTCCCGGCACCATCGCCTCCTCCAGCCCGTAGCCACGCAGTCCGCTCGCGAACCCCAGGCCGTGCACCAGGCCGAACAGGAAGGTGAGCCCCGCGCGGTGTCCATGCCGCTTCAGCACCAGGTTCTCCAGCGCCATGTAGACGAGCGACGCGGCGATGGCGGCCTCCGCCCACCGCGTGCCCCGCGCCTCCAGCGTCACCCAGCCGAGCGCCGTCAGTCCCAGCGTCAGTGAGTGCGCCAGCGTGAAGGACGTCACCAGCGCGAGCATCCGCCGGAACGAGCCGCCCACCAGCAGCACGGCGACCAGGAACAGGAGGTGATCCACGCCCTCCAGGATGTGCCGCACGCCCAGGCCCACCCAGCCCGCGAAGCCCCCCGCCGCGCCCTCCGGGCCCTCCAGTGACAGCGTGGGGTGCTCCCGGTCCGCGAAGCCCGCGCCTGGCGAGGCGCCGTCATCCCGGAGCCCCGCGCGGATCATCCGATAGCCCGCGGGCAGCTCGTCGAGCACGCCGAACGTCTGCTGGAGCGTCCCCGGAGGACAGCGGAAGTCCGCGTGCAGCTCCACGCGCGGGCCCGCATCCCAGCTCGCGCGCGAGGCCT harbors:
- a CDS encoding HupE/UreJ family protein encodes the protein MKLAPAVQVALTALALLGPCAVHAHEADLISVRAVRDDASPERVRETLTLNPDTLRRLLPDLPPGSDPAAARSSFLEARRADLEARVWRRVPLSAGGAACVLEASRASWDAGPRVELHADFRCPPGTLQQTFGVLDELPAGYRMIRAGLRDDGASPGAGFADREHPTLSLEGPEGAAGGFAGWVGLGVRHILEGVDHLLFLVAVLLVGGSFRRMLALVTSFTLAHSLTLGLTALGWVTLEARGTRWAEAAIAASLVYMALENLVLKRHGHRAGLTFLFGLVHGLGFASGLRGYGLEEAMVPGLLGFNLGVEVGQAVVMAFLVPVLRIVQRRPRLHSRVMRVSSIGLAGIGLYWMVARGAG